Proteins encoded in a region of the Pseudomonas shahriarae genome:
- the surE gene encoding 5'/3'-nucleotidase SurE, with protein sequence MRILISNDDGVTAPGLAALHAALADYAECVVVAPDQDKSGASSSLTLDRPLHPQTLANGFISVNGTPTDCVHLAINSLLVDEPDLVVSGINLGANLGDDVLYSGTVAAALEGRFLGRTAFAFSLASRQVDNLATAAYFARKLVEAHDTLVLPPRTVLNVNIPNLPLDHIRGIQLTRLGHRARAAAPLKVVDPRGREGYWIAAAGDAEDGGPGTDFHAVMQGYVSITPLQLDRTFNDAFGGLDPWLEGLR encoded by the coding sequence ATGCGTATTCTGATATCTAACGACGACGGGGTCACCGCACCCGGCCTTGCCGCGCTTCATGCTGCGCTGGCCGATTACGCCGAGTGCGTGGTGGTTGCCCCGGACCAGGACAAAAGCGGCGCCAGCAGTTCGCTGACGCTCGACCGTCCTTTGCACCCGCAAACGTTGGCCAACGGCTTTATCAGCGTAAATGGCACGCCGACCGATTGCGTGCACCTGGCGATCAACAGTTTGCTGGTCGATGAGCCGGATTTAGTGGTTTCCGGGATCAACCTGGGCGCCAACCTGGGCGATGACGTGTTGTACTCCGGCACCGTGGCGGCGGCCCTTGAAGGGCGTTTCCTGGGACGCACGGCATTTGCCTTTTCGTTGGCGTCGCGCCAGGTGGATAACCTGGCGACCGCCGCGTACTTCGCGCGCAAACTGGTGGAGGCCCACGACACCCTGGTGCTGCCGCCACGTACAGTGCTCAACGTCAATATCCCCAACCTGCCCCTGGACCATATTCGCGGTATCCAGTTGACCCGCCTGGGCCATCGCGCCCGCGCCGCGGCACCGCTGAAAGTGGTCGATCCCCGTGGCAGGGAAGGCTACTGGATTGCTGCAGCGGGCGACGCCGAGGATGGCGGGCCGGGCACGGACTTTCATGCGGTGATGCAAGGTTATGTTTCGATTACCCCGTTACAACTTGATCGCACCTTCAATGATGCCTTCGGTGGTCTCGATCCCTGGCTGGAGGGGCTGCGCTGA
- a CDS encoding protein-L-isoaspartate(D-aspartate) O-methyltransferase — protein sequence MTSQRTRERLIQRLYEEGLSNAQVLEVIRRTPRHLFVDEALAHRAYEDTALPIGHNQTISQPYMVARMSELLLAAGPLDKVLEIGTGSGYQTAVLSQLVERVFSVERIKVLQDRAKERLVELNLRNVVFRWGDGWEGWPALAPYNGIIVTAVATDVPQALLDQLAPGGRLVIPVGSGEVQQLMLIVREEEGFSRHVLGAVRFVPLLNGPLA from the coding sequence ATGACCTCCCAGCGCACCCGTGAGCGATTGATCCAGCGGCTCTACGAAGAGGGGCTGTCCAACGCCCAGGTGTTGGAAGTCATCCGTCGTACCCCGCGTCATCTGTTTGTCGATGAGGCCCTGGCCCATCGCGCCTATGAAGACACCGCGCTGCCCATTGGCCATAACCAGACCATCTCCCAGCCCTACATGGTGGCGCGCATGAGCGAGCTGCTGCTGGCGGCGGGTCCGCTGGACAAAGTGCTGGAAATCGGCACCGGCTCCGGCTACCAGACCGCCGTGCTCTCGCAGTTGGTGGAGCGGGTGTTTTCCGTCGAGCGGATCAAGGTCCTGCAGGACCGGGCCAAGGAGCGCCTGGTGGAATTGAACCTGCGCAATGTGGTGTTTCGCTGGGGGGACGGCTGGGAGGGCTGGCCGGCATTGGCGCCCTATAACGGCATCATCGTGACGGCCGTGGCCACGGATGTGCCTCAGGCGCTTCTCGACCAACTGGCCCCGGGTGGGCGCCTGGTGATTCCGGTCGGGTCGGGTGAAGTGCAGCAACTGATGTTGATTGTGCGCGAAGAAGAAGGTTTTTCGCGGCATGTCCTGGGGGCAGTGCGTTTTGTGCCGTTACTTAATGGGCCGCTGGCCTGA
- a CDS encoding peptidoglycan DD-metalloendopeptidase family protein, with the protein MSLTVIAQRMSKTSFQRLVIGLVLSSLLAACSNTGGGARVVDRNSAAPQRPTVTTGQYVVRKGDTMFSIAFRYGWDYKALAARNNIPVPYTIHPGQTIRFDGRTGSAPTAVVTKSGSSASSSSKTTVFTRPAGTAAPAAARKPAPAPLPPVGPAPKGWGWPSNGILIGKFSSNGSLNKGIDIAGDLGQPVLAASDGTVVYAGSGLRGYGELVIIKHSDTYVSAYGHNRRLLVREGQQVKVGQTIAEMGSTGTDRVKLHFEIRRQGKPVDPLQFLPRR; encoded by the coding sequence GTGAGTCTCACAGTCATTGCGCAGCGTATGAGTAAAACGAGCTTTCAGCGACTGGTGATTGGCCTTGTCTTGAGTTCCTTGTTGGCTGCCTGTTCCAACACAGGCGGCGGGGCACGGGTCGTCGACCGCAATAGCGCGGCACCGCAGCGGCCTACGGTGACCACCGGGCAGTACGTGGTGCGCAAGGGCGATACTATGTTCTCGATCGCCTTCCGTTATGGTTGGGATTACAAGGCGCTGGCCGCGCGGAACAACATCCCGGTGCCCTATACGATACATCCGGGGCAAACGATACGTTTCGATGGGCGCACGGGTTCGGCACCCACGGCAGTTGTGACAAAATCCGGTTCCTCGGCTTCTTCTTCCAGCAAGACGACGGTCTTCACCCGGCCTGCAGGCACCGCTGCGCCGGCGGCTGCGAGGAAGCCGGCACCCGCGCCGTTGCCACCTGTGGGGCCTGCGCCGAAGGGTTGGGGATGGCCCTCAAATGGCATTCTTATTGGAAAATTCTCTTCAAACGGTAGTTTGAATAAAGGCATTGATATCGCCGGGGATTTGGGACAGCCTGTTTTAGCTGCGTCTGATGGGACTGTTGTATACGCCGGGAGTGGTTTACGGGGCTACGGCGAATTGGTCATCATCAAACACAGCGATACCTACGTCAGTGCCTACGGTCATAACCGCAGGTTGTTGGTTCGGGAGGGGCAGCAAGTCAAAGTCGGACAGACAATTGCCGAGATGGGGTCAACTGGTACAGACCGGGTGAAACTGCACTTTGAGATTCGCCGCCAAGGTAAGCCTGTAGATCCACTGCAATTCCTACCCCGGCGTTGA